One window from the genome of Paracoccus zhejiangensis encodes:
- a CDS encoding AraC family transcriptional regulator: MERRQISPGFVEDALAPLRQRGIDPRPLLVAAGIDPALTQPVSNLQYGQVWLAITDLIGDEYFGNGARPMRPGSFQLLCHAVLHAGTLDRALRRALMFLNVVLDDPTGELRVKDGEAEILLSDRNGPRSAFAYRSYWLILMGVACWLVGRRLPLMRVDFAGPAPANRRDYHQFFGAPVTFDQPQSRLTFSARYLSLPTIRDEKALKSFLRGAPANILLRYRHDQDLTTRIRSRLRATPPEDWPDFDGIARDLRLSPATLRRRLRSEGQGFAALREEMRLRLAQDRLRGSEDSVAEIAMALGYREASAFYRAFRKWTGVTPAEYRAADEGARTAPDPN; the protein is encoded by the coding sequence ATGGAACGCCGGCAGATCTCGCCCGGTTTCGTCGAGGATGCATTGGCGCCACTGCGCCAGCGCGGCATCGATCCGCGCCCGCTGCTGGTCGCGGCGGGCATCGATCCGGCGCTGACCCAGCCGGTCAGCAACCTGCAATATGGGCAGGTCTGGCTGGCGATCACCGATTTGATCGGTGACGAGTATTTCGGCAATGGCGCGCGGCCGATGCGCCCCGGCAGCTTCCAGCTTCTGTGCCATGCGGTGCTGCACGCCGGCACGCTTGACCGCGCGCTGCGTCGGGCGCTGATGTTTCTCAATGTGGTGCTGGATGATCCGACCGGCGAGTTGAGGGTGAAGGATGGCGAGGCCGAGATCCTGCTGAGCGACCGGAACGGCCCCCGCAGCGCCTTTGCCTATCGCAGCTATTGGCTGATCCTGATGGGCGTGGCCTGCTGGCTGGTCGGGCGGCGCCTGCCGCTGATGCGGGTGGATTTCGCCGGACCGGCCCCCGCCAACCGCCGCGACTATCACCAGTTCTTCGGCGCGCCGGTCACCTTCGACCAGCCGCAGAGCCGCCTGACCTTCTCGGCCCGCTATCTGAGCCTGCCGACGATCCGTGACGAGAAGGCGCTGAAAAGCTTCCTGCGCGGTGCGCCCGCGAATATCCTGCTGCGCTATCGCCACGATCAGGACCTGACCACCCGCATACGCAGCCGGCTGCGCGCCACCCCGCCCGAGGACTGGCCCGATTTCGACGGCATCGCCCGCGACCTGCGCCTGTCGCCCGCCACCCTGCGCCGACGGCTGCGCAGCGAGGGGCAGGGTTTCGCGGCCCTGCGGGAGGAGATGCGCCTGCGGCTGGCGCAGGACCGGCTGCGCGGCAGCGAGGACAGCGTGGCCGAGATCGCCATGGCACTGGGCTATCGCGAAGCCAGCGCCTTCTATCGCGCCTTCCGCAAATGGACCGGCGTGACCCCGGCGGAATATCGCGCGGCGGACGAGGGCGCGCGGACCGCGCCTGACCCGAATTGA
- a CDS encoding acyl-CoA synthetase, whose product MSDRSNRPSLAEAAAAFRIEEAIASLQGDLQTGLNACVECCDRHTGSGRLALRCLSADEVLTEYSFEDLRDLSARAANLFQAQGVGPGDVVAGLLPRTVELVATVLGAWRLGAVYQPLFTAFGSLAIQQRFQTSDAKLVVTNSANRGKLDEVENCPAVLTVLAEGQALPAGDVDFRAGMAEASPDFTPVMRKGDDLFMMMSTSGTTGAPKGVPVPLRALLAFGAYMREAIDLREDDIFWNIADPGWAYGLYYALCGPLLLGRATTLYEGGFTAESTYRIIGKLGVTSLAGSPTAFRLLLAAGPEAAEAVKGQLRVVSSAGEPLNPEVIRWFDAHLAVPIFDHYGQTELGMCVNNHHGLDHPVRAGSAGLAMPGYRVAVLDEAGTELGPNQPGELAIDIAKSPILWFTGYHNKPTPTISGGYYRTGDSVEFEPDGSVSFIGRADDVITSSGYRIGPFDVESALIEHPAVTETAVIGVPDPERTEIVTAFVVLAKGFAGSPALAEELQQHVRKRLSAHAYPRRVEFVEDLPKTPSGKIQRFILRKAEIAKLEEQQGA is encoded by the coding sequence ATGTCCGACAGAAGCAACCGCCCCAGCCTCGCCGAGGCCGCCGCCGCGTTCCGCATCGAAGAGGCCATCGCCAGCCTGCAGGGCGATCTGCAGACCGGGCTGAACGCCTGCGTGGAATGCTGCGACCGTCACACCGGCAGCGGGCGCCTGGCCCTGCGCTGCCTCTCGGCGGACGAGGTGCTGACCGAATACAGCTTCGAGGATCTGCGCGATCTGTCGGCACGGGCCGCCAACCTGTTCCAGGCGCAGGGCGTCGGGCCGGGTGACGTGGTGGCCGGGCTTCTGCCGCGCACGGTGGAGCTGGTCGCCACGGTGCTGGGCGCCTGGCGGCTGGGGGCGGTCTACCAGCCCCTGTTCACCGCCTTCGGCTCGCTGGCGATCCAGCAACGCTTCCAGACCAGCGACGCGAAACTGGTCGTCACCAACAGCGCCAATCGCGGCAAGCTGGACGAGGTGGAAAACTGCCCCGCCGTGCTGACGGTTCTGGCCGAGGGTCAGGCGCTGCCGGCGGGCGACGTTGATTTCCGCGCCGGCATGGCCGAGGCCTCGCCCGACTTCACCCCGGTGATGCGCAAGGGCGACGATCTTTTCATGATGATGTCGACCTCGGGCACGACGGGCGCGCCGAAGGGCGTGCCGGTGCCCTTGCGCGCGCTTCTGGCCTTCGGCGCCTACATGCGCGAGGCGATCGACCTGCGCGAAGACGACATCTTCTGGAACATCGCCGATCCCGGCTGGGCTTACGGTCTCTATTACGCGCTCTGCGGGCCGCTGCTGCTGGGTCGGGCAACGACGCTTTACGAGGGCGGGTTCACGGCCGAGAGCACCTATCGCATTATCGGCAAGCTGGGCGTGACCAGCCTTGCCGGCTCGCCCACCGCCTTCCGACTGCTCTTGGCCGCCGGCCCCGAGGCTGCCGAGGCGGTCAAGGGCCAGCTGCGCGTGGTCAGCAGTGCAGGGGAACCCCTGAACCCCGAGGTGATCCGCTGGTTCGATGCCCATCTGGCCGTGCCGATCTTTGACCATTACGGCCAGACCGAGCTTGGCATGTGCGTGAACAACCATCACGGGCTGGATCACCCGGTCCGCGCCGGTTCGGCCGGGCTCGCGATGCCCGGCTACCGGGTCGCCGTGCTCGACGAAGCCGGAACCGAGCTTGGCCCGAACCAGCCGGGCGAACTGGCCATCGACATCGCCAAGTCGCCGATCCTGTGGTTCACCGGCTATCACAACAAGCCCACCCCGACGATCTCGGGCGGCTATTACCGCACCGGCGACAGTGTCGAATTCGAGCCTGATGGCTCGGTCAGCTTCATCGGCCGGGCGGATGATGTCATCACCTCCTCTGGCTATCGCATCGGGCCGTTCGACGTGGAAAGCGCGCTGATCGAGCATCCGGCGGTGACCGAGACGGCGGTGATCGGTGTCCCCGACCCCGAGCGCACCGAGATCGTCACCGCCTTTGTAGTGCTGGCAAAAGGCTTTGCCGGCAGCCCGGCGCTGGCCGAGGAATTGCAGCAGCACGTGCGCAAGCGCCTCTCGGCCCATGCCTATCCGCGCCGTGTCGAGTTCGTCGAGGATCTGCCCAAGACCCCCAGCGGCAAGATCCAGCGCTTCATCCTGCGCAAGGCGGAAATCGCCAAACTCGAAGAACAGCAAGGAGCCTGA
- a CDS encoding SDR family NAD(P)-dependent oxidoreductase translates to MQVKDKVFLITGAGSGLGAAVARMAVAGGGKVVALDVNAAAGDALVSELGANARFVRTDVTSAADGEAAIAAAIADFGRVDVLVNCAGVAPGEKIVGREGPHALDSFARAIGINLIGTFNMLRLAADAMAKNPAGEGGERGVIVNTASIAAFDGQIGQAAYAASKGGVAALTLPAARELARHGIRVVTIAPGIFETPMMAGLPQEVQDSLGANVPFPSRLGRPAEFAAMVGHIIENQMLNGEVIRLDGALRMAPK, encoded by the coding sequence ATGCAGGTCAAGGACAAGGTATTTCTCATCACCGGCGCCGGCTCGGGCCTTGGCGCGGCGGTGGCGCGGATGGCGGTGGCGGGCGGCGGCAAGGTCGTCGCACTGGACGTGAACGCGGCGGCGGGCGACGCGCTGGTCTCGGAACTGGGCGCGAATGCGCGGTTTGTGCGCACCGATGTAACCAGCGCCGCGGATGGCGAGGCGGCCATTGCCGCAGCCATCGCCGATTTCGGTCGGGTCGATGTGCTGGTGAATTGCGCCGGTGTGGCACCGGGCGAGAAGATCGTCGGCCGCGAGGGCCCGCATGCGCTGGACAGCTTTGCCCGCGCCATCGGCATCAACCTGATCGGCACCTTCAACATGCTGCGGCTGGCGGCGGATGCGATGGCGAAGAACCCGGCTGGCGAAGGCGGAGAGCGCGGGGTGATCGTCAACACAGCCTCGATCGCGGCCTTTGACGGGCAGATCGGCCAGGCGGCCTATGCCGCATCCAAGGGCGGCGTGGCCGCGCTGACCCTGCCCGCAGCCCGCGAACTGGCGCGGCACGGCATCCGCGTTGTCACCATCGCGCCCGGCATCTTCGAGACGCCGATGATGGCCGGCCTGCCGCAAGAGGTGCAGGACAGCCTTGGCGCCAACGTGCCCTTCCCCTCGCGCCTTGGCCGGCCGGCGGAATTTGCCGCCATGGTCGGGCATATCATCGAGAACCAGATGCTGAACGGCGAGGTCATCCGTCTGGATGGTGCGCTGCGCATGGCGCCGAAATAA
- a CDS encoding acetyl-CoA C-acyltransferase, with translation MDKDPIVIVGAARTPMGGFQGDFAGVEAATLGGAAIGGALKGAGLDASAVEEIIMGCVLPAGQGQAPARQAALAAGLPLAAGATTINKMCGSGMKAAMLAHDLILAGSADVIVAGGMESMSNAPYLLPKARGGYRMGHGQVMDSMFLDGLEDAYDKGRLMGTFAEDCAQEYQFTRQAQDDYAIASLTRAQKAIDSGAFAAEVVPVTISSRKGEVTVDFDEQPGKARLDKIPTLKPAFRKDGTVTAANSSSISDGAAALVLMRASEAERRGLTPRARILGHATYADKPNLFPTAPIGSVHRLMERTGLSVGDIDLWEVNEAFAVVAMAAMQDLGLSHDIVNINGGACALGHPIGASGARVMVTLLNALERNGLDRGVATLCIGGGEATAVAIERLN, from the coding sequence ATGGACAAGGATCCGATTGTCATCGTGGGTGCCGCGCGCACGCCGATGGGCGGCTTTCAGGGCGATTTCGCCGGGGTCGAGGCGGCCACGCTTGGCGGTGCGGCCATTGGCGGCGCGCTGAAGGGTGCGGGGCTGGATGCCAGCGCCGTCGAAGAGATCATCATGGGCTGCGTCTTGCCCGCCGGTCAGGGGCAAGCTCCCGCCCGGCAGGCGGCGCTGGCGGCGGGTCTGCCGCTGGCAGCCGGGGCCACCACCATCAACAAGATGTGCGGCTCGGGCATGAAGGCGGCGATGCTGGCCCATGACCTGATCCTTGCAGGTTCCGCCGATGTGATCGTCGCGGGCGGCATGGAAAGCATGTCGAACGCCCCCTACCTGCTGCCCAAGGCGCGCGGTGGCTATCGCATGGGCCATGGCCAGGTGATGGACAGCATGTTCCTTGACGGGCTTGAAGACGCCTATGACAAGGGCCGGCTGATGGGCACCTTTGCCGAGGATTGCGCACAGGAATACCAGTTCACCCGTCAGGCGCAGGATGATTACGCCATCGCCTCGCTGACGCGGGCGCAGAAGGCCATCGACAGCGGTGCCTTTGCGGCCGAGGTGGTGCCGGTCACCATCTCGTCGCGCAAGGGCGAGGTGACGGTCGATTTCGACGAACAGCCCGGCAAGGCGCGGCTGGACAAGATCCCGACGCTGAAGCCCGCCTTCCGCAAGGATGGCACGGTGACGGCGGCCAATTCCTCCTCGATCTCGGACGGGGCGGCGGCGCTGGTGCTGATGCGCGCCTCCGAGGCCGAGCGACGCGGGTTGACGCCCCGCGCCCGCATCCTTGGTCACGCCACCTATGCCGACAAGCCGAACCTCTTCCCCACCGCCCCCATCGGCTCGGTCCACCGACTGATGGAGCGGACCGGGCTGTCGGTCGGCGACATTGACCTGTGGGAGGTGAACGAGGCTTTCGCGGTCGTGGCGATGGCGGCGATGCAGGATCTGGGCCTTTCCCATGACATCGTGAACATCAACGGCGGCGCCTGCGCGCTGGGGCATCCCATCGGCGCCTCGGGGGCGCGGGTGATGGTGACGCTGCTCAACGCACTGGAGCGGAACGGGCTCGATCGCGGCGTGGCGACCCTGTGCATCGGCGGTGGCGAGGCCACGGCGGTCGCCATCGAAAGGCTGAACTGA